In a single window of the Hydrogenobaculum sp. 3684 genome:
- the tmk gene encoding dTMP kinase, whose translation MENKVIQKPYIIVFEGIDGSGKSTQINIVYELLKDKNVKLLREPGSTEMGEKIRDILKLQKLDPKTQTFLIEASRAHMIEKHFKGFEGILLLDRYIYSTIAYQGYGFGIDINFLKALNDFVCDIYIPNIVFLLDIDPKIALLRLKREKDVFEDLEFLKKVRDGYLKLAKEYNFYTIDASKNVEAITNEITNILKQHSLLF comes from the coding sequence ATGGAAAATAAAGTTATACAAAAACCCTACATCATAGTTTTTGAAGGAATAGACGGCAGCGGAAAATCCACACAAATAAATATAGTTTATGAGCTTTTAAAAGATAAAAACGTAAAATTATTAAGAGAACCAGGCTCCACAGAGATGGGAGAGAAAATTAGAGATATATTAAAATTACAAAAACTAGACCCAAAAACCCAAACATTTCTAATAGAAGCCTCAAGAGCACATATGATAGAAAAGCATTTCAAAGGTTTTGAAGGTATACTACTTTTGGATAGATATATATATTCAACGATAGCTTATCAGGGTTATGGTTTTGGTATCGATATAAACTTTCTAAAAGCCCTAAACGATTTCGTATGCGACATATATATACCAAATATTGTATTTCTACTTGACATAGACCCAAAAATAGCTCTTCTAAGGCTTAAAAGAGAAAAAGATGTATTTGAAGATTTAGAATTTTTAAAAAAGGTAAGGGATGGTTATTTAAAACTTGCAAAAGAATACAATTTTTATACAATAGACGCCTCAAAAAATGTGGAGGCCATCACAAACGAAATCACAAATATTTTAAAACAGCATAGTTTATTATTTTGA
- a CDS encoding lysophospholipid acyltransferase family protein, which translates to MKDSLIKLLPYGIRLLRKTIKITCDRDDSKDRAVIYALWHSQALAVAMYGIDKNIYSMASQNKDGDIATILLQGLGFGVVRGSSNKDNKDKGGAKALIQIKKILEQGYNIAITVDGPTGPPKKVKQGIVYLAQKTKRPIVGIYANISNYISLNSWDRFQIPMPFSSIKLRTTEEIYIEENADLEEYTKLLEEKMIGLELKENT; encoded by the coding sequence ATGAAAGATAGCCTCATAAAGCTTTTGCCATACGGTATAAGGCTTTTAAGAAAAACCATAAAAATAACCTGCGACAGAGACGATTCAAAAGACAGAGCTGTTATATACGCATTATGGCACTCTCAGGCTTTAGCTGTAGCTATGTATGGCATAGACAAAAACATTTACAGCATGGCAAGCCAAAACAAAGACGGTGATATAGCCACTATCTTACTGCAAGGTCTCGGTTTTGGAGTAGTAAGAGGCTCCAGCAACAAAGACAACAAAGACAAAGGAGGAGCTAAAGCTCTTATTCAGATAAAAAAAATTTTAGAACAAGGTTATAATATAGCCATAACTGTAGATGGACCCACTGGCCCACCCAAAAAAGTAAAACAAGGCATTGTTTATCTTGCTCAAAAAACAAAAAGACCAATAGTCGGTATATACGCAAACATATCAAACTACATAAGCCTCAACTCCTGGGACAGATTTCAAATACCAATGCCTTTTTCAAGCATAAAGCTAAGGACTACAGAGGAAATATACATAGAAGAAAATGCGGATTTAGAAGAATATACAAAATTGCTAGAAGAAAAGATGATAGGACTTGAATTAAAAGAAAATACTTAA
- a CDS encoding sulfite exporter TauE/SafE family protein, which produces MHTIDMINLLNPHFWSYFVYGAFVVALAFYVRATIGFGSGLISVSLLSLTFPIKEVVPVVLILDLAGSILLGAYDFSHIRFKELTWLFPGSIIGLIIGTFILAKTDAQNITRFLGVFIISYVIYAVSFKPEKLPIIRKFWAFPLGMLAGIIGSLYGGGGPPLVAYLQLRRIEKRAFRATFQVIALLDNILRVFTYLSVGLLNLKLFEIGLSLIPFAGLGLFGGNKLHMKISNETFMRLTLLFLFLIGVKYLI; this is translated from the coding sequence ATGCATACAATAGATATGATAAATTTATTAAACCCACATTTTTGGTCTTATTTTGTATACGGGGCTTTTGTGGTAGCCTTGGCTTTTTACGTAAGAGCCACAATAGGTTTCGGTTCTGGGCTTATTTCAGTATCGCTTCTAAGTCTTACATTTCCTATAAAGGAAGTGGTACCGGTGGTGCTCATTTTAGACTTAGCTGGATCTATACTGTTAGGAGCTTACGATTTCTCGCATATAAGGTTTAAAGAGTTAACCTGGCTTTTTCCAGGTAGCATAATAGGGCTTATTATAGGTACTTTTATTTTGGCAAAAACAGATGCTCAAAACATAACAAGATTTTTAGGAGTATTTATCATATCCTATGTGATATACGCTGTTAGTTTTAAACCAGAAAAGCTACCAATTATAAGAAAGTTCTGGGCATTTCCATTAGGTATGCTTGCTGGTATTATAGGAAGCTTATACGGTGGTGGTGGTCCTCCTTTGGTAGCTTACCTTCAGCTAAGGAGAATAGAAAAAAGAGCCTTTAGGGCCACATTCCAAGTGATAGCGCTTTTAGATAACATCCTTAGGGTTTTCACCTATCTTAGTGTAGGGCTTTTAAACTTAAAACTATTTGAGATAGGCCTATCTCTTATACCTTTTGCTGGTTTAGGGCTTTTTGGAGGAAACAAACTGCATATGAAAATATCAAATGAAACCTTTATGAGACTAACACTTTTATTTTTATTTTTAATAGGAGTAAAATATTTAATATAA
- the dnaB gene encoding replicative DNA helicase → MNNTDELLNKNSFFDIDLPRDEAAERSVLGAMLYDIENIPIVAEVLKEDDFFEPIHKTLFKILLEYYFENANLNTIDRVLLKDFIEKKKIIDITEDFLEALVLEAVTDIEILQSVIKIIKEKAIQRAIINLGIKIIRETKQTQDSSILIETIQSELINIASDNVNVGYFELKDILEDVISIIEKFAHKKELVTGVPTGFIDLDKLTTGFHESDLVIIAARPGMGKSSFMLSMMHNMAKKDIAVGIFSLEMSKEQLIMRLLSSASKIDMQRLRTGMVTDEEIKLLNDTKEELSKLRIYIDDSPAITISDLRIKARKLVREKGVKIIAIDYLQLIRSIRAKGNRQEEVAEVSRNLKALAKELKIPVIALAQLSRQTEHRSDKRPQLSDLRESGQIEQDADLIIFLHRPEYYKKNPLPEEKGIVEVIIAKQRQGPTGIVRLAFISDFASFYQLSEKAASLYSKYEEEENGLTEDSDIVDTDIDLDVDF, encoded by the coding sequence ATGAACAACACAGACGAATTACTAAACAAAAATAGCTTCTTTGATATTGATTTACCAAGAGACGAAGCTGCTGAAAGATCCGTACTTGGTGCTATGCTATACGATATAGAAAACATACCAATAGTAGCAGAGGTACTAAAAGAGGATGATTTCTTTGAGCCGATACATAAAACCCTTTTTAAGATTTTATTAGAATACTATTTTGAAAATGCAAACCTAAACACCATAGACAGAGTTTTGTTAAAAGATTTTATAGAAAAAAAGAAAATAATAGATATAACGGAAGACTTTTTAGAAGCGCTCGTTTTAGAAGCTGTTACAGATATAGAGATTTTACAAAGTGTAATAAAAATTATAAAAGAAAAAGCTATTCAAAGAGCAATAATAAATTTGGGCATCAAGATAATAAGGGAAACAAAACAAACCCAAGATTCAAGCATCCTTATAGAAACCATACAAAGCGAACTTATAAACATAGCCTCTGACAATGTAAACGTTGGATACTTTGAGCTAAAAGATATATTGGAAGATGTTATAAGCATAATAGAAAAATTTGCCCACAAAAAAGAGCTTGTTACCGGTGTGCCTACTGGTTTTATTGATTTAGACAAGCTTACCACAGGTTTTCACGAATCTGATCTTGTAATAATAGCGGCAAGACCTGGAATGGGAAAATCTTCCTTTATGCTTTCAATGATGCACAACATGGCTAAAAAAGATATAGCTGTTGGGATATTTTCTCTGGAGATGAGCAAAGAGCAGCTTATTATGAGGCTTTTATCTTCAGCAAGTAAAATAGATATGCAAAGACTTAGGACTGGGATGGTAACAGACGAAGAGATAAAACTTTTAAACGATACAAAAGAAGAGCTGTCAAAATTAAGAATCTACATAGACGACTCCCCAGCCATTACAATATCGGATCTTCGCATAAAAGCCAGAAAACTAGTTAGAGAAAAAGGCGTCAAAATAATAGCAATAGACTATCTTCAGCTTATAAGGTCTATAAGAGCAAAAGGCAATAGACAAGAAGAAGTGGCTGAGGTATCTAGAAATTTAAAAGCCTTGGCAAAAGAGCTAAAAATACCTGTAATAGCCCTAGCTCAGCTTTCACGCCAAACAGAGCATAGATCAGACAAAAGACCCCAGCTATCGGATTTAAGAGAGTCTGGCCAAATAGAGCAAGATGCGGATCTTATTATTTTCTTACATAGACCAGAGTATTACAAAAAAAATCCGTTGCCAGAGGAAAAGGGAATTGTAGAGGTCATAATAGCAAAGCAAAGACAAGGACCCACTGGCATAGTTAGACTTGCTTTTATTAGCGATTTCGCATCTTTTTACCAGCTATCAGAAAAAGCTGCATCCCTTTATTCAAAATATGAGGAAGAGGAAAACGGTTTAACAGAAGATAGCGATATAGTAGATACAGATATAGATTTGGACGTAGATTTTTAA
- a CDS encoding CheR family methyltransferase yields MFEANAIPYQIIGFDINETYLEKAKTGIYPKREMLDIPQEYHRFLDIKEDSFKIKDSIMKKYNLSS; encoded by the coding sequence ATGTTTGAAGCCAACGCTATACCATATCAAATAATAGGCTTTGATATAAATGAGACTTACTTAGAGAAAGCAAAAACTGGCATATATCCAAAAAGAGAAATGTTAGATATACCGCAAGAATATCATAGATTTTTAGATATAAAAGAAGATAGTTTCAAAATAAAAGATTCTATAATGAAAAAATACAATTTAAGCAGTTAA
- the trmD gene encoding tRNA (guanosine(37)-N1)-methyltransferase TrmD, which yields MNFFVVSIFPEIIECYTKFGILSKAIKQGFVSVHTVNPRNFYEKVDDTAYGGFPGMVLKPEPIVAAYEHVLSITSQKPFVIKPEPWGKTINQHILNNLKNKKNIIILCGRYEGMDKRVDNIVDLDISIGDFILSSGELVALSIIDGITRLLEGVLSDKESLEQDSFSNKWLGYPVYTRPEEFKGHKIPWVLKTGNHKLIELWSLWERIELTVKLRPDLIPKKLTNIEKLFLEAIKTNLSFEEILGWNKKLV from the coding sequence ATTAATTTTTTCGTAGTTAGCATATTTCCAGAAATAATAGAGTGTTATACTAAATTTGGTATCTTATCAAAAGCCATAAAACAAGGGTTTGTCAGTGTTCATACTGTAAACCCAAGAAATTTTTATGAAAAAGTAGATGATACCGCTTACGGTGGGTTCCCAGGGATGGTATTAAAACCAGAGCCTATAGTGGCTGCTTATGAGCACGTATTGTCTATCACATCTCAAAAACCCTTTGTAATAAAACCAGAGCCATGGGGCAAAACAATAAACCAGCACATATTAAACAATTTAAAAAATAAAAAAAATATTATAATATTATGTGGTAGATATGAAGGAATGGACAAAAGAGTAGACAATATAGTAGATTTGGACATATCCATAGGAGACTTTATACTAAGCAGCGGGGAATTGGTGGCACTTTCAATAATAGATGGTATAACAAGACTTTTAGAAGGGGTTTTGTCAGACAAAGAAAGTTTAGAGCAAGACTCTTTTTCAAACAAATGGCTTGGTTATCCAGTTTATACAAGACCAGAAGAATTTAAAGGTCATAAGATACCATGGGTATTAAAAACCGGAAATCACAAACTAATAGAGCTCTGGAGTCTATGGGAACGAATAGAGCTTACGGTAAAATTAAGACCGGATTTAATACCAAAAAAATTAACCAATATAGAAAAGCTATTTTTAGAAGCCATAAAAACAAATCTAAGTTTTGAGGAGATATTAGGTTGGAACAAGAAACTAGTATAA
- a CDS encoding FAD/NAD(P)-binding oxidoreductase: MAKRVVIIGGGVGGVSTAYNLRKLDANLDIKVVSGRPYFGFTPAYPHLAIGWRKFGDVSTPLQPALKKKNIDFINEDADKIDPDANKVTLKSGKVLEYDYLVIATGPKLVYTEGQEENGHSVCTVDHALELNKALEKFFEKPGPVVVGAKPGTSCFGPGYEFAFMLHYEAKKRGLRHKFPIYYITSEPFLGHLGLGGVGTSRRVMEDLMAERDIRPTVNVKVKKVEKDHVVYEDLNGKEYQVESSFTMLMPSFMGTDVVASAGDKVANPANKMVIVDKCFNNPNYRNIYGVGVVAAIPPVEQTPVPTGVPKTGQMIEGMALATALNIVSDIRNSSERYMPTLAAICIADMGNDAAGFIAYPVIPPRAWTLQKKSKWMHWVKTSFEKYFLWKVKFGDVEPWFEKMGLEAMFNLHLVEPCADCSGVPGKQ; the protein is encoded by the coding sequence ATGGCAAAAAGAGTGGTTATTATAGGCGGTGGCGTAGGTGGTGTATCTACCGCTTACAATTTAAGGAAATTAGACGCTAACCTTGATATCAAAGTAGTTTCTGGAAGGCCTTATTTTGGTTTTACTCCAGCCTATCCTCATTTGGCTATAGGATGGCGTAAATTTGGTGATGTATCAACGCCTCTTCAACCAGCTTTGAAGAAAAAGAACATAGATTTTATAAATGAGGATGCTGATAAGATAGATCCAGATGCCAACAAAGTTACGTTAAAAAGTGGCAAAGTCTTAGAATACGATTATCTTGTAATAGCTACCGGTCCAAAACTTGTATATACAGAGGGCCAAGAGGAAAATGGACATTCTGTATGTACAGTGGATCACGCTTTAGAACTCAACAAAGCTTTGGAAAAGTTTTTTGAAAAACCAGGTCCAGTGGTGGTTGGTGCTAAACCAGGTACTAGCTGTTTTGGCCCAGGATATGAGTTTGCTTTTATGCTTCATTATGAAGCTAAGAAAAGAGGCTTAAGGCATAAGTTTCCAATCTATTATATAACTTCTGAGCCGTTTTTGGGTCATCTCGGTTTAGGTGGTGTTGGAACCTCAAGAAGGGTTATGGAAGACTTGATGGCCGAAAGGGATATAAGACCAACGGTAAATGTAAAAGTAAAAAAAGTTGAAAAAGATCATGTTGTTTATGAAGATTTAAACGGCAAAGAATATCAAGTAGAATCTTCTTTTACTATGCTTATGCCAAGTTTTATGGGTACAGATGTAGTAGCAAGCGCTGGTGATAAAGTAGCAAATCCGGCCAATAAGATGGTTATAGTGGATAAGTGCTTCAACAATCCAAATTATAGAAACATATACGGTGTTGGCGTAGTAGCTGCTATACCTCCAGTAGAACAAACTCCAGTGCCTACCGGTGTTCCAAAAACTGGTCAAATGATAGAGGGTATGGCTTTGGCCACCGCTTTAAACATAGTATCTGATATAAGAAACAGCTCAGAAAGGTATATGCCTACTTTGGCCGCTATATGTATAGCTGATATGGGTAACGATGCCGCTGGTTTTATAGCTTATCCGGTTATACCACCAAGAGCTTGGACCTTGCAAAAAAAGAGTAAATGGATGCACTGGGTTAAAACTAGCTTTGAAAAATATTTCTTATGGAAGGTAAAATTTGGCGATGTAGAGCCATGGTTTGAAAAGATGGGTCTTGAGGCTATGTTTAATCTTCACTTAGTAGAACCATGCGCTGATTGTAGTGGTGTGCCAGGTAAACAATAA
- the pheA gene encoding prephenate dehydratase translates to MTKELEDLRSEIDKIDAKIVELLNKRADIAKKIGEIKKQQNIQVRNLQREKEVISNVIKENEKYGLFPKEALEIIYKEIISAISSLEGAVKIAYFGPKATFTHQAAISHFGLSSDYIACDSISTVFELVESGNAHYGVVPIENTIEGIVNHTIDLLMDADLFIVGEIIIPINLFLLSLERDIAKISKVYSHKHALAQSRKFLEKHLPFAEILEAKSTANACEIAQKEPGTAAIASEVAAYVYGLNILAKNIQDQKNNFTRFLIIGKTLTKPTGKDKTSIIMGVKNQTGALYKALEIFYRHNINLTKIESRPSKKKAWDDIFYVDMEGHIEDKNVKEALEELDKNSHMIKFLGSYPR, encoded by the coding sequence ATGACCAAAGAGTTAGAGGATTTAAGAAGCGAGATAGACAAAATAGACGCAAAAATAGTAGAGCTTCTAAACAAAAGAGCTGATATTGCAAAAAAGATAGGAGAAATAAAAAAACAGCAAAATATACAAGTTAGGAACTTACAAAGGGAAAAAGAAGTTATATCAAACGTAATAAAAGAAAATGAAAAATACGGTTTGTTTCCAAAAGAAGCACTGGAAATAATATATAAAGAGATTATATCTGCCATATCATCTTTGGAAGGAGCTGTAAAGATAGCCTACTTTGGGCCAAAAGCAACGTTTACCCATCAGGCAGCCATATCCCATTTTGGATTATCTTCTGATTATATTGCCTGCGATTCTATCTCTACAGTTTTTGAGCTTGTAGAATCGGGAAACGCCCATTACGGAGTAGTGCCCATAGAAAACACCATAGAAGGGATAGTAAATCATACCATTGATCTTTTAATGGATGCGGATCTTTTTATAGTAGGAGAAATCATAATACCCATAAATCTATTTCTGTTATCGTTAGAAAGAGATATTGCTAAAATAAGCAAAGTATATTCCCACAAACATGCGCTAGCGCAAAGCAGGAAATTTTTAGAAAAGCATCTTCCTTTTGCAGAAATATTAGAAGCCAAAAGCACTGCAAACGCCTGTGAAATAGCTCAAAAAGAACCAGGAACGGCAGCTATAGCATCTGAAGTAGCAGCTTACGTTTACGGATTAAACATATTGGCAAAAAACATCCAAGACCAAAAAAATAACTTCACAAGATTTTTAATAATAGGTAAAACACTTACAAAGCCCACAGGAAAAGATAAAACCAGCATCATTATGGGTGTTAAAAACCAAACAGGAGCCCTTTATAAAGCCCTTGAAATATTTTATAGGCACAATATAAACCTTACTAAAATAGAGTCAAGGCCTTCCAAGAAAAAGGCTTGGGATGATATATTTTATGTAGATATGGAAGGACATATCGAAGATAAAAATGTAAAAGAAGCATTAGAAGAACTTGACAAAAACAGCCATATGATAAAATTTTTGGGCTCTTATCCAAGATGA
- a CDS encoding AtpZ/AtpI family protein, with product MNLKEFSALNVAFNILGGIIAGLFVGYMLDKLAFEFFHKNTSPLFLFIFLAFGIIAGFKNAYQDFKKTLKDD from the coding sequence ATGAACCTAAAAGAGTTTAGTGCTTTAAATGTTGCTTTTAACATCCTTGGTGGTATAATAGCAGGCTTATTCGTTGGATATATGCTTGATAAGTTGGCTTTTGAATTTTTCCATAAAAACACATCCCCTTTGTTTTTGTTTATATTTTTAGCTTTTGGCATAATAGCTGGTTTTAAAAACGCTTACCAAGATTTTAAAAAAACGTTAAAAGATGATTAA
- the tsaE gene encoding tRNA (adenosine(37)-N6)-threonylcarbamoyltransferase complex ATPase subunit type 1 TsaE, producing the protein MQNKYIIDIITLDNLDEFVNLVKDYMKVSDVVCLEGDLGSGKTTFVKAFLKSYNFYDVSSPTFSIINEYKLKDFDVLHVDFYRVENVKSFIDYIKEKQSESITFVEWPKEIECTKKLSIKDIGQNKRLFKLCL; encoded by the coding sequence ATGCAAAACAAATACATAATAGACATTATCACATTAGATAATTTAGATGAATTTGTAAATCTTGTAAAAGATTATATGAAAGTATCAGACGTAGTATGCTTAGAAGGTGATCTTGGATCTGGAAAAACTACGTTTGTGAAAGCTTTTCTTAAAAGCTACAACTTTTACGATGTATCAAGTCCCACGTTTTCAATAATAAACGAATACAAGTTGAAAGACTTTGACGTGTTGCATGTAGACTTCTACAGAGTAGAAAATGTAAAAAGTTTTATAGATTATATAAAAGAAAAACAAAGCGAATCTATAACCTTTGTAGAGTGGCCAAAAGAAATAGAATGCACAAAAAAACTTAGTATAAAAGATATAGGTCAAAATAAAAGGCTGTTTAAATTATGTCTATAG
- the miaA gene encoding tRNA (adenosine(37)-N6)-dimethylallyltransferase MiaA yields MSIDAIIIGGPTASGKTEIAHELAKLLNTEIISADSMCVYKFMNIGTAKPSLEKRKEIKYHMIDVVLPNEYFDTYIYVEKTKNIIKQIKEKGKIPIIVGGTYLYIQALLYGLPETSEPDFKLRKKLENIANKKGLHFLYEKLKTVDKVYAEKIGKNDKKRIIRALEVFINTGKPFSTFHKWHEPKMKVLGFYTNLTQEELNKNIEKRTYYMIEQGLEAECINLLCLGYKEAMTSSQAIGYKEMIPYIEGKSSLKEAIENIIKNTKEYASRQRRWFQKTTFTPIRTIEDIKHHLQSLEL; encoded by the coding sequence ATGTCTATAGACGCCATAATAATAGGTGGGCCCACGGCATCCGGTAAAACAGAAATTGCTCACGAGTTGGCAAAGCTTTTAAACACAGAGATAATAAGCGCGGATTCCATGTGTGTATACAAATTTATGAACATAGGCACCGCAAAGCCAAGTTTAGAAAAAAGAAAAGAGATAAAATACCATATGATAGATGTAGTATTACCAAATGAATATTTTGATACTTATATATATGTGGAAAAAACAAAAAACATTATCAAGCAAATAAAAGAAAAAGGTAAAATACCAATAATAGTAGGTGGTACATACCTCTATATCCAAGCTCTCTTATACGGCTTACCTGAAACTTCAGAACCAGATTTTAAACTTAGAAAGAAATTAGAAAATATAGCAAACAAAAAAGGACTTCATTTTTTATATGAAAAGCTTAAAACCGTAGATAAAGTATACGCAGAAAAAATAGGAAAAAACGATAAAAAACGTATAATAAGAGCGTTAGAAGTGTTTATAAACACTGGAAAACCCTTTTCCACATTCCACAAATGGCATGAACCAAAAATGAAAGTTTTAGGCTTTTATACAAACCTTACTCAAGAAGAGCTAAACAAAAACATAGAAAAAAGAACATACTATATGATAGAGCAAGGGCTTGAAGCAGAATGTATAAATTTGCTTTGTTTAGGGTACAAAGAAGCCATGACATCTTCTCAGGCTATAGGCTACAAAGAGATGATACCTTATATAGAAGGTAAATCAAGCCTTAAAGAGGCTATAGAAAATATAATAAAAAACACAAAAGAGTATGCTTCAAGGCAAAGAAGATGGTTTCAAAAAACCACCTTCACACCAATAAGAACCATCGAAGATATCAAACACCACCTGCAATCGCTGGAACTATAG
- a CDS encoding ubiquitin-like small modifier protein 1, translated as MAITVRIPTPLRRLANGQGEVSVEAKNIRELIDALEASYPGFKERLVDENGELRRFVNLYLNDEDIRFLKGIDTELKDGDTLSIVPAIAGGV; from the coding sequence ATGGCTATAACCGTTAGAATACCAACACCTTTGAGAAGATTGGCCAATGGCCAAGGAGAAGTAAGCGTAGAGGCTAAAAACATAAGAGAGCTTATAGATGCCTTAGAAGCCTCTTATCCTGGTTTTAAAGAAAGGCTTGTGGATGAAAATGGAGAGCTAAGAAGGTTTGTAAACCTTTATTTAAACGATGAGGATATAAGATTTTTAAAAGGTATAGATACAGAGCTAAAAGATGGAGATACGCTTTCTATAGTTCCAGCGATTGCAGGTGGTGTTTGA
- the secF gene encoding protein translocase subunit SecF gives MRIKYIHFIKYRYYSYVISIILILLSAFSLYSRGLNLGLDFTGGTMIEVRFQTPVSVKQVDDALYKVNIKDAVVQRTNTGDIIVKIRVGEKPSLVEKALNSIGSYKLLQREDIGSVVSGELRKKAVWAIITALVGILIYLSFRYEFLFALGGILALAHDVFIVVGAYSWTYKEVSLDVLASILVVAGYSITDTVVVFDRIRENLKLRKGMDLSEIINLSVNQNIVRTIMTSSTVFLSSLGLYLFGGSVLSDISFAFLIGVVVGTLSSIFVASALVLDIKILLRKIKKQKPKSI, from the coding sequence ATGCGGATTAAATATATACATTTTATAAAGTATAGATACTACTCTTATGTGATATCTATAATATTGATATTGCTTTCGGCTTTTAGCTTGTATAGTAGGGGCTTAAATCTTGGTCTTGATTTTACCGGCGGGACAATGATAGAAGTAAGGTTCCAAACACCTGTAAGCGTAAAGCAAGTAGATGATGCTCTTTATAAGGTAAATATCAAAGATGCGGTTGTTCAGCGTACAAACACTGGCGATATTATTGTGAAGATAAGGGTAGGTGAGAAGCCAAGCCTTGTAGAAAAAGCGTTAAATAGTATTGGTAGTTATAAGCTTTTACAAAGAGAAGATATTGGTTCTGTGGTAAGTGGAGAACTAAGAAAAAAGGCTGTATGGGCTATAATTACAGCTTTAGTAGGCATACTGATATATCTATCCTTTAGATATGAGTTTTTGTTTGCTCTTGGTGGAATATTGGCACTTGCTCACGACGTTTTTATAGTTGTAGGTGCTTATTCTTGGACTTATAAGGAAGTGAGTTTGGACGTTTTGGCTTCAATTCTTGTGGTGGCTGGTTATTCTATAACAGATACTGTGGTGGTATTTGATAGAATAAGAGAAAATCTCAAATTAAGAAAAGGTATGGACCTGTCTGAGATTATAAACTTGTCTGTTAACCAAAATATAGTAAGGACTATTATGACGTCTTCTACGGTGTTTTTATCTTCTTTGGGTCTATACCTTTTTGGTGGAAGCGTTTTATCTGATATTTCTTTTGCGTTTTTGATAGGTGTTGTGGTGGGTACTCTTTCTTCTATATTTGTGGCTTCAGCTCTTGTTCTTGATATAAAAATCTTACTTAGAAAGATCAAAAAACAAAAACCAAAATCAATATAG